A single Paenibacillus sp. FSL R5-0517 DNA region contains:
- a CDS encoding sugar-binding domain-containing protein produces the protein MRTILEVQKQLLPDLMDVLKKRYTILQQIMLSDVIGRRTLANSMQMTERVLRAETDLLKAQGLIEIDSAGMKISEAGYDLLQQLEPVAKELFGLSELEERIKQAYGLQKVVVVPGDSDVSPFAKRELGRAGAKALGNIMSDNDVVAVTGGSTTAEVAEQLTPPTSLKGVWFVPARGGLGESLEIQANTIASTMAKRVGAQYKLLHVPDLLSDHAYESLIQDPSVQEILQLIRKSRIVIHGIGDAVEMATRRKLATEIIDELQEQGAVSESFGYYFNDQGKVVHTMLTLGMRLQDIERTDVVIGIAGGKSKAAAIHSVLRFGQEDILIIDEAAAEVIVAEME, from the coding sequence ATGCGAACGATTTTAGAAGTACAAAAGCAGCTTCTGCCTGATCTCATGGATGTCTTGAAAAAGAGGTATACGATTCTGCAGCAGATCATGTTATCGGATGTGATCGGACGGAGAACGTTAGCTAATTCCATGCAGATGACCGAGCGGGTTCTGAGGGCTGAGACCGATCTGTTAAAGGCTCAGGGACTTATTGAAATTGACAGTGCAGGAATGAAGATCAGCGAGGCAGGGTATGATTTGCTGCAGCAGTTAGAGCCCGTAGCCAAAGAGTTGTTCGGATTATCCGAGCTGGAAGAGCGCATCAAGCAAGCCTACGGTCTGCAAAAGGTAGTTGTGGTTCCTGGTGATTCGGACGTATCTCCATTTGCCAAAAGGGAACTGGGCAGAGCCGGAGCGAAGGCTCTCGGCAATATCATGAGTGACAACGACGTTGTCGCCGTTACTGGCGGATCAACAACGGCCGAAGTCGCAGAGCAACTGACTCCGCCAACATCGCTCAAAGGTGTCTGGTTCGTACCGGCACGCGGTGGACTTGGAGAAAGCCTTGAAATTCAGGCAAATACGATTGCATCCACGATGGCAAAACGGGTAGGAGCGCAATATAAACTCCTGCATGTACCGGATTTGCTTAGTGATCATGCCTATGAATCATTAATCCAGGACCCCAGTGTTCAGGAGATTCTGCAGCTGATTCGAAAATCGCGGATTGTTATTCATGGAATTGGTGATGCCGTGGAGATGGCGACAAGACGTAAACTTGCGACGGAGATCATAGATGAACTTCAGGAGCAAGGAGCGGTATCTGAATCTTTCGGTTATTACTTTAACGATCAGGGTAAGGTGGTACATACCATGCTTACACTGGGGATGCGACTACAGGATATTGAACGAACCGATGTTGTGATTGGAATCGCAGGTGGCAAAAGCAAAGCTGCTGCTATACATTCCGTGTTACGATTTGGTCAGGAAGATATTCTGATTATTGATGAGGCAGCTGCCGAAGTCATCGTTGCTGAAATGGAATAA
- the gap gene encoding type I glyceraldehyde-3-phosphate dehydrogenase, which translates to MIKVGINGFGRIGRLAFRRIQNVEGIEVVAINDLTDAKMLAHLLKYDTTQGRFDGDVEVHDGFFKVNGKEVKVLANRNPEELPWGDLGVDIVLECTGFFTTKEAAEKHLKGGAKKVVISAPATGDMKTIVYNVNHEILDGTETVISGASCTTNCLAPMAKTLQDKFGIVQGLMTTIHAYTGDQNTLDAPHPKGDFRRARAAAENIIPNTTGAAKAIGLVIPELQGKLDGAAQRVPVATGSLTELVTVLGKKVTAEEVNAVMKEASDPQTFGYTEDEIVSSDIQGITFGSLFDATQTKVLTVGDQQLVKTVAWYDNEMSYTAQLVRTLEHFAKMIK; encoded by the coding sequence ATGATTAAAGTAGGTATTAACGGTTTTGGACGTATTGGACGCTTGGCATTCCGCCGTATTCAAAATGTAGAGGGCATTGAAGTAGTAGCAATCAACGACTTGACTGACGCTAAAATGCTGGCTCATTTGCTCAAATATGATACAACTCAAGGTCGCTTCGATGGCGATGTTGAAGTACACGATGGCTTCTTCAAAGTGAACGGCAAAGAAGTTAAAGTATTGGCTAACCGTAACCCGGAAGAACTTCCTTGGGGCGACCTGGGCGTAGATATCGTTCTGGAATGTACTGGTTTCTTCACAACGAAAGAAGCAGCTGAGAAACACTTGAAAGGTGGAGCTAAGAAAGTTGTTATCTCCGCACCAGCTACTGGCGACATGAAAACCATCGTTTACAACGTAAACCATGAAATCCTCGACGGTACTGAAACTGTAATCTCCGGCGCATCTTGCACAACGAACTGCCTGGCACCTATGGCAAAAACACTGCAAGACAAATTCGGAATCGTTCAAGGTTTGATGACTACAATTCACGCTTACACTGGCGACCAAAACACATTGGATGCTCCACACCCTAAAGGTGACTTCCGTCGTGCTCGCGCAGCAGCTGAAAACATCATCCCTAACACAACGGGTGCTGCTAAAGCAATCGGTCTGGTAATTCCAGAACTGCAAGGCAAATTGGATGGTGCAGCTCAACGTGTACCAGTAGCTACTGGTTCCCTGACTGAGCTCGTAACTGTTCTGGGTAAAAAAGTTACTGCTGAAGAAGTTAACGCAGTAATGAAAGAAGCTTCCGACCCACAAACTTTCGGATACACTGAAGACGAAATCGTATCTTCCGACATCCAAGGTATCACTTTCGGTTCCCTGTTTGATGCAACTCAAACTAAAGTTCTGACTGTTGGCGACCAACAATTGGTTAAAACTGTAGCTTGGTATGACAATGAAATGTCCTACACTGCACAATTGGTTCGCACTTTGGAGCACTTTGCAAAAATGATTAAGTAA